The sequence ATCGAGAAGGCCGTCCGCGAGGTCTTCGACCTCCGCCCGCTGGCGTACCGCCGCCACCTCAACCTGTTCCGCCCGATCTTCCAGAAGACCGCGGCCTACGGCCACTTCGGCCGCGAGGACCCGGACTTCACCTGGGAGAAGACGGACAAGGTCGACGAGCTGAAGGCCGCCGCCGGCCTGTAGGCCCACCGGCATCGCCGCCCCGCCGCCCGCCGGCGGGGACCGCACGGGCGCCCCACGGGGCGCCCGTCGTCGTTCCGACGCCTGCGACGATGCCCGCATGCCCGACGACGACCGCATCGAGACCGTCGAGGCGCTGCGCGCGATCCTCGGCGAGCCGCTGCCGCACGTGCGCGACAAGGCGCGCGCCGCGCTGCACCCGCTCGACCGGGCGTGGCTGGCGGCGTCGCCGTTCTGCGTCGTCGGCACCGCCGACGCGGCGGGCCGGTGCGACGTGTCGCCGAAGGGCGACCCGGCCGGCCGGCTCGTGCACGTGGTCGACGACACGACGATCGCGCTGCCCGAGCGCCCCGGCAACCGGCGCGCCGACGGGCTGCGCAACGTGCTCGAGAACCCGCACGTCGGCCTGGACTTCGTCATCCCGGGGCGCGGCGACACGCTGCGCGTCAACGGCCGCGCCCACGTCGTGCGCGACGCCCCGTGGTTCGACGCCCTCGTCGTGGCCGGGCATCGCCCGCCGCTGGCGCTGGTGGTCGCGATCGAGGAGGTCTTCCACCACTGCGCGAAGGCGTTCCTGCGCTCGGCGCTGTGGGATCCGGAGACGTGGGCGCCGGAGGCGGCCGTGCCGTCGCGGGCGGCCGTGGCGAAGGCGCTCGACCGCCCCGACGAGCCGCTCGAGGCGCTCGAGGCGTACTACGGGCCGGAGTACGCGCGGCGGCTCTACGGCTGAGCGGCCGGGGCTGACCGAGCGGCGGCGCCCGGACGTGGGCGGGGTGCCGGCCCCGGCGGGCGCCGCGGCGCGGCCGACGTCCGACGGCGCCGGCCCCCGCCGCCCCGCCCGGTCAGTCCCGCGCGACGCCCTTGTAGACGGCGGCGAGGTCGTCGTCTCCGTGCCCGCGGTCGAGCGCGCGCCCCAGGTGCTCCGCCGCGACGCCCGCGATGCCCACGGGCACGCCGGAGCGGTCGGCGGCGTCCCCGACCAGGCGCGCGTCCTTCAGCGCGTTGCGCACGGAGAAGCTCGTCGCGTACGCGTCCTCGAGCATCGCCTGGCCCTTCAGCCGCAGGTACGGCAGGTCGAGCGGGCCGCCGGACACCGCCTCGAGGAACGCCCGCGGGTCGACGTCCAGGCCGTCCGCCAGCGCGAACGCCTCCGCGGTGGCGGTCGTCACGGCGAGCACCCACGAGTTGGCGACGAGCTTCAGCCGCGTGCCGCCGCCCGCGCGGCCGACGCGCATCGTCCGCGAGCCGATCGCGTCGAACACCGGCTGGGCGCGGTCGAGCGCGGCGTCGGGGCCGCTCGCCAGCACGACGAGCGTGCCGTCCTCGGCGGGCTTCAGGGTGCCGAGGACGGGCGCGTCGACGAACGCCACGCCGAGCTCCTCGGCCAGGTCGCCCAGCCCCTCGGTGTCGCCGACGCCGACCGTGCTGGCCTGGATCCACACCTGGCCGTCCGTCAGCGCGGGGGCGGCCGCGGCGATCGTCTCGCGCACCGCGTCGACGGCGTCGAGCATCGTCACGATCAGGTCGGCGCCGCGCACGGCCTCGGCCGGGTCGGCGGCGAGGGTGGCGCCTGCCTCCTCCAGCGGCCCGGCCTTCTCGGCCGTGCGGTTCCAGACGCGCAGCGGCAGGCCGGCGCCCAGGACGTTGCGGCCCATCGGCAGGCCCATGGTGCCCGTGCCCAGCAGGGCGACGGTGGGGCTCTCGGCGGTCACGTGCGTGCTCCGTTCCTCGTGGGACATCGCCGGGCCGGTACCCGTCGCGGCGGCGCGGCACCGGTCGCGGCAGCGGCGAGATGCGGCGCACCAGGAGCCGGATCGGCGCCGCGGTGCTCGTCGGCTTGCTGACCCTTCCGCAGATGGCTGGGGTGGTCCGTTGGACGGCGGGGCAGTGCCGGCAGCAGGGGCGACCGTAGGGGCCACGCGACCGGGTGGGCGGGAAGTCGGTGCCGGGCGCGCCCGTCCGCCGTCGGGGTACGCTCGATGCGGCACTCGGAGATCCTTCCCAGCATGTCGGGCCAAGTCCAGGAATATGAGCGTGAGCGACGCAGGGTGGTACAGTCTGCCGTTCTTGCGGCGGAAGACGTACGGGGATATCGCCCCGGCCGAGGGACGGCCGACGCCTTTCCCTGTGCTCCTCGCGAATGCCATGTTTGACGTCGGCAAGCGGCTGCGGGCTCAACGCGAGCGCTTGGCTTCCCATGGGCCCGAGTACGACATCGCCTATCCGGACAGCCCCGCGGAACACCGGCTCCTGGAACTGCGGGAGCAGGGGTCGAAGTGGTTCGAGCGGATCGACGCGGTGATGGCCGAGGCAGATCCGGGGTACCGGCCTGCGCTCGCGCGGGTCGATGAGCTGGCGCGTCGCGATCGCGACGCGCACGACCAGTTCGTCCTGGCGGGTGCTGGGCTGGCGCCCGTGCCGGAGGAGCGGCTGGTGCAACAGGGCGGCTCGACGCGATTCGGTCCGCTTGTCGACTGGACGTTGTTCGTCTGGTTGGCGGACGAGCGCTTCCTCGCTGCGCTGCGTGACGCCGGCCTGGACGCCGGGGTCGGCATCGCGGACGCCACGATCCTGAACCGGGGGCGGCCGGTCACCACGCACGGCCTGCTGACGGTGGCCGGCCGAGCCGGCGTGCGCTCCGACGCGTCGTCCGACCCGGTTCCGGACGCGGCTGTGCGGCCGGCGGTCGCGCGGCTCTATGGGGACGACGGCACGCCCGAGCAGCTGCTCTTCGACGAGCGCGCGATCGCTGCGCTGAAGACGGTGATGCCCCGTCTCGAGCCGATGCGCTGGGAGGACCCCGTGACCGTCGCGCCCCTTCCGCACCCCTGACCACGGGCGCCGAGGCCCACCGCAGCGCGTGCCCGCGGCGGGTTGGCTTCCCCGCCGCACCGCCGCCCGCACCGTGATCAGCGAGCCGCACTCGCCTGGGCCCCGCAACAGGATGCTCGTGCGGGCGGGTGGGCCGCGCCGCGCCTCGGGACCCCCGCCGGCACGCGGTCCGGCGTCCGCGCCTGAGACCATCGGGGGCGGTGTCCGCCCTCCCCGTCATCCAGGTCGAGCCGCTCGTCTCGACCCGGGGCGTGCGCGGGCCGTTCGACTACGCGCGCCCGGACGGCGTCGACGTCGGCAGCGTCGTCGACGTGCCCTTCGGCCGCCAGCGGCTGCGCGGCGTCGTCACCGGCCTGAAGGCGTCGTCCGAGTACCGGCTGCGGGCGCCGACGCACGTCCACGACGTCTCGCTGCCGCCCGATCTGGTGCGGCTGGCGCTCTGGATGGCCGACGACGTCGTGTCGACCCGCGCCCGCTGCCTGGAGCTGCTGCTGCCGCCCGAGGGCGTCGGCGAGCGGACGCGCCTGTGGGCCGCGGCCGTGCTGCCGCCGCCGCGCCCCGACGGGGCGCCCGCGCCCGGGCCGGACGACGACGTCTACGCGGGTATCCGGCTGACGGACAAGCAGCGCGCGGCCCTGGGCCGCCTGCCGGGCTGGACGGGCGAGGACCTGTCGACGCTGCGGCGCCTGGAGGGCCGCGGCCTCGTGACGATCGAGGAGCGTGCCCACGGGCGGCGCCCCGACCACGCGACGGTCGGCGCCCTCCACGGCGACGGCACGAGCGCCCCGCCGCTCAACCCCGACCAGGCGCACGCCGTCGACCGCATCGCGGCGGTGCTGGCGGCGGGGGAGGAGCTCGAGCTGCGCGAG comes from Patulibacter sp. SYSU D01012 and encodes:
- a CDS encoding pyridoxamine 5'-phosphate oxidase family protein; this encodes MPDDDRIETVEALRAILGEPLPHVRDKARAALHPLDRAWLAASPFCVVGTADAAGRCDVSPKGDPAGRLVHVVDDTTIALPERPGNRRADGLRNVLENPHVGLDFVIPGRGDTLRVNGRAHVVRDAPWFDALVVAGHRPPLALVVAIEEVFHHCAKAFLRSALWDPETWAPEAAVPSRAAVAKALDRPDEPLEALEAYYGPEYARRLYG
- a CDS encoding NAD(P)-dependent oxidoreductase: MSHEERSTHVTAESPTVALLGTGTMGLPMGRNVLGAGLPLRVWNRTAEKAGPLEEAGATLAADPAEAVRGADLIVTMLDAVDAVRETIAAAAPALTDGQVWIQASTVGVGDTEGLGDLAEELGVAFVDAPVLGTLKPAEDGTLVVLASGPDAALDRAQPVFDAIGSRTMRVGRAGGGTRLKLVANSWVLAVTTATAEAFALADGLDVDPRAFLEAVSGGPLDLPYLRLKGQAMLEDAYATSFSVRNALKDARLVGDAADRSGVPVGIAGVAAEHLGRALDRGHGDDDLAAVYKGVARD